In Populus alba chromosome 1, ASM523922v2, whole genome shotgun sequence, a single window of DNA contains:
- the LOC118061205 gene encoding uncharacterized protein isoform X2 — METSQWTVRPLIRDSFSMIGSAVGGTTSAFYGFNHVMPVVRRWVKGPMWLHFFIGAPPVIVFSSACAGLAGGAVPALAQLASSSYHAAFSSPSLPPPSQDDKRQKSRNSSTL; from the exons ATG GAGACTAGTCAATGGACTGTTCGACCTCTAATCAGAGATAGCTTTTCCATG ATTGGCTCTGCTGTTGGTGGTACAACAAGTGCATTTTATGGATTCAACCATG TGATGCCAGTAGTCCGGAGATGGGTAAAAGGACCAATGTGGCTCCATTTCTTTATTGGT GCACCTCCTGTAATAGTATTCTCTTCAGCTTGTGCGGGATTGGCAG GTGGTGCTGTTCCAGCACTGGCGCAGCTTGCTTCCTCTTCTTACCACGCAGCATTCTCATCTCCTTCGTTACCTCCTCCCTCTCAGGATGATAAAAGGCAAAAGTCCAGAAATTCCTCCACTCTGTAA
- the LOC118061205 gene encoding uncharacterized protein isoform X1: protein MSGSKSNPQSSLRCHHCAGPLTKEMETSQWTVRPLIRDSFSMIGSAVGGTTSAFYGFNHVMPVVRRWVKGPMWLHFFIGAPPVIVFSSACAGLAGGAVPALAQLASSSYHAAFSSPSLPPPSQDDKRQKSRNSSTL from the exons ATGTCAGGATCGAAGTCAAATCCTCAAAGTAGTTTGCGATGCCATCACTGTGCTGGCCCTCTGACCAAAGAGATG GAGACTAGTCAATGGACTGTTCGACCTCTAATCAGAGATAGCTTTTCCATG ATTGGCTCTGCTGTTGGTGGTACAACAAGTGCATTTTATGGATTCAACCATG TGATGCCAGTAGTCCGGAGATGGGTAAAAGGACCAATGTGGCTCCATTTCTTTATTGGT GCACCTCCTGTAATAGTATTCTCTTCAGCTTGTGCGGGATTGGCAG GTGGTGCTGTTCCAGCACTGGCGCAGCTTGCTTCCTCTTCTTACCACGCAGCATTCTCATCTCCTTCGTTACCTCCTCCCTCTCAGGATGATAAAAGGCAAAAGTCCAGAAATTCCTCCACTCTGTAA
- the LOC118061206 gene encoding protein EARLY RESPONSIVE TO DEHYDRATION 15 encodes MATLVSGRSTLNPNAPLFIPNVYRQVEDFSPEWWELVKTSTWFRDFWLSQHPEGSFDGSAGADDDFTDLLPEDLDVGVEEFPNLEAQFEEMVMLAEAEEKTDFSATDPKVEMKPPPLNGLLVDVKALLNDLNLPKSHKDRNPRSPRTPTRYQTKPLHSVSGKRTAQNIHQPR; translated from the exons ATGGCAACTTTGGTTTCTGGAAGATCGACATTGAATCCCAATGCACCTCTCTTTATTCCTAATGTATATCGACAAGTGGAGGATTTCTCACCGGAATGGTGGGAGCTCGTGAAAACTTCGACTTGGTTCAGGGACTTCTGGTTGAGTCAGCATCCGGAGGGGAGTTTTGATGGAAGTGCTGGTGCTGATGATGATTTTACGGATTTGCTGCCGGAGGATTTGGATGTTGGTGTTGAGGAGTTTCCTAACTTGGAAGCTCAATTTGAGGAGATGGTCATGTTGGCTGAagctgaagagaaaactgacttCAGTGCTACCGATCCCAAAGTTGAAATGAAGCCTCCTCCTCTAAATG GTCTCCTAGTGGATGTGAAAGCTTTGCTGAATGACCTAAACTTGCCCAAATCTCACAAGGACAGAAATCCCAGATCTCCAAGAACCCCTACAAGGTACCAAACGAAGCCACTGCACAGCGTTTCTGGCAAGCGCACTGCACAAAACATCCACCAGCCTCGCTGA
- the LOC118061207 gene encoding uncharacterized protein: MAILNISSMMVLAVFAMTGILISGDHVARGQGCQGDLQGLITQCARFVQRAGPQKDPSQECCSVIKSVDLPCVCKYITAEIEAVIDMAKVVHIAASCGKPLEHGMKCGSK, from the coding sequence ATGGCGATCTTGAACATCAGCTCCATGATGGTCTTGGCTGTTTTTGCCATGACCGGAATACTCATTTCCGGTGACCATGTAGCCCGTGGCCAAGGATGCCAAGGTGACTTACAAGGGCTAATAACTCAATGTGCAAGGTTTGTTCAAAGGGCTGGGCCACAAAAGGACCCATCTCAAGAATGTTGCAGCGTGATCAAGTCTGTTGATCTCCCATGTGTGTGTAAATACATCACTGCGGAGATTGAAGCTGTCATAGACATGGCAAAAGTTGTTCATATTGCTGCCTCTTGCGGCAAACCACTTGAACATGGCATGAAATGTGGAAGTAAGTAG